A single region of the Bacillus cereus genome encodes:
- a CDS encoding excalibur calcium-binding domain-containing protein — protein MTVLSNIGAALFFIAFILLILCIISFFKKNGKVKQYGRSTVILFMISIVLIITGAETSNHPIVEFFSILSFVLFIFFLVLAILSVIKKTGVAKKQFIITAILFVIFVALLGISGPSSEKTTATNKQVASNSEEKKDDEKKKELEKKEADEKTRKQEDEKRQADELARKQEDEKRQADELARKQEEQQRQAVEQVRKQQEEQQRQAVEQARKQQEEQQHQADEQARKQQEEQQRQADEQARKQQEEQQRQAAEQALVQQEQQKAQQTQTQPAAGNTSNAYYKNCAAVRAAGKAPLYRDQPGYSSHLDRDGDGVACEK, from the coding sequence ATGACAGTATTGAGTAATATTGGTGCGGCTTTATTTTTTATTGCTTTTATCCTTTTAATTCTTTGCATCATCTCGTTCTTTAAGAAAAATGGTAAAGTAAAACAATATGGTCGTTCTACCGTTATTCTTTTTATGATTTCAATCGTCTTAATAATAACTGGCGCAGAGACTTCTAATCACCCAATTGTTGAATTCTTTTCTATTTTAAGCTTTGTTTTATTTATTTTCTTCCTTGTTCTAGCAATCTTATCTGTAATTAAGAAAACCGGTGTAGCAAAAAAACAATTTATTATTACAGCTATTTTATTTGTCATTTTTGTTGCGCTATTAGGTATTTCAGGTCCTTCTTCTGAAAAAACGACAGCAACGAATAAACAAGTCGCTTCTAATAGTGAAGAGAAAAAAGATGACGAAAAGAAAAAGGAATTAGAAAAGAAAGAAGCGGACGAAAAAACTCGTAAGCAAGAAGATGAGAAACGTCAAGCTGATGAACTGGCTCGTAAGCAAGAGGATGAGAAACGCCAAGCTGATGAACTAGCTCGTAAGCAAGAAGAGCAACAGCGTCAAGCTGTAGAACAGGTCCGTAAACAACAAGAAGAGCAACAGCGTCAAGCTGTAGAACAGGCCCGTAAACAACAAGAAGAACAACAACATCAAGCTGATGAACAAGCTCGCAAACAACAAGAAGAGCAACAACGTCAAGCTGATGAACAAGCTCGCAAACAACAAGAAGAGCAACAACGTCAAGCCGCTGAACAAGCTCTCGTACAACAGGAACAACAAAAAGCACAGCAAACTCAAACACAACCAGCTGCAGGAAATACTAGTAACGCATATTACAAAAATTGTGCCGCAGTTAGAGCTGCTGGGAAAGCTCCATTATATAGAGATCAGCCAGGTTACAGCTCTCACCTTGATCGTGATGGTGATGGAGTCGCGTGTGAAAAATAG
- a CDS encoding stage V sporulation protein S, which translates to MENILKVSSKSSPNSVAGAIAGVLRASGNVEIQVIGAGSLNQAIKAIAIARGFVAPSGIDLVLVPAFQEVTIDNQERTAIKLIVGPRRKRS; encoded by the coding sequence ATGGAAAATATATTAAAGGTATCCTCAAAATCAAGTCCGAATTCAGTGGCAGGTGCAATAGCGGGCGTACTAAGAGCAAGTGGCAATGTAGAAATCCAAGTAATTGGAGCTGGTTCTTTAAATCAAGCGATTAAAGCGATTGCGATTGCAAGAGGTTTTGTCGCTCCAAGTGGAATTGACTTGGTTCTTGTTCCAGCGTTTCAAGAGGTTACTATCGATAATCAAGAAAGAACAGCAATCAAATTAATTGTAGGTCCTAGAAGAAAAAGGTCTTAA
- a CDS encoding site-specific integrase yields MKGYFHKRGDRWSFTIDVGIDPMTGKRKQKSKGGFRTKKEAQNAAANMITEIEKGMYFDDKQLNVLDIWEKLKPIRKAELKITSYEKDMSLVRLYILPTFGYKKIKSIKPVMIQSYYAELKEKGLSNGTISNIHRCFRCIFKHAVEWEIIHDNIMNKVKKPREEQGEMKTWSSEECNRFIQYLKEKNKKYYMFFLLAIYTGMRRGELLALTWKDIDFDNRRILVNKSLVKTEDGLFKAATKTKSSNRSISISSFVVTELQSYYFYKKKESFRWGIHLNEEAYIFAGNTIHSPLHIDAPHRFLKDHYKKAGVPRIRIHDLRHTHATLMLQAGEHPKIVQDRLGHSSIQMTLDKYSHITQNMQQQAAENFENVIKPYENIK; encoded by the coding sequence TTGAAGGGATACTTTCATAAACGTGGAGATAGATGGTCATTTACTATAGATGTTGGTATAGATCCAATGACAGGAAAAAGAAAGCAAAAAAGTAAAGGTGGATTTAGAACTAAAAAAGAAGCTCAAAATGCTGCTGCAAATATGATTACAGAGATTGAAAAAGGAATGTATTTTGACGACAAACAATTAAATGTGTTAGATATCTGGGAAAAATTAAAGCCTATTCGTAAAGCTGAGTTAAAAATAACATCTTATGAAAAAGACATGAGCTTAGTCAGACTTTATATACTTCCCACATTTGGCTATAAAAAAATTAAAAGCATTAAACCTGTAATGATTCAAAGCTATTATGCTGAACTTAAAGAAAAAGGTCTGTCAAATGGTACAATCAGCAATATCCATCGCTGCTTCAGATGCATATTCAAACATGCTGTAGAATGGGAAATCATACATGATAATATAATGAATAAAGTAAAAAAGCCGCGTGAAGAGCAAGGTGAAATGAAAACCTGGTCGAGTGAGGAATGTAATCGATTCATTCAATATTTAAAAGAAAAAAACAAAAAATACTATATGTTCTTTTTACTTGCGATCTATACAGGTATGAGACGTGGAGAGTTACTTGCGTTGACGTGGAAAGATATTGACTTTGATAACAGACGTATCTTAGTTAATAAATCTCTTGTAAAAACTGAAGATGGACTATTTAAAGCTGCTACAAAAACTAAATCTTCGAATAGAAGCATTAGCATCTCTTCCTTTGTTGTAACAGAATTACAATCATACTACTTTTATAAAAAGAAAGAGTCCTTCCGCTGGGGTATCCACTTGAATGAGGAGGCCTATATCTTCGCTGGCAATACGATTCATTCTCCCTTACATATAGATGCGCCTCATCGTTTTTTGAAAGACCATTATAAAAAAGCTGGTGTTCCACGAATTCGTATTCACGACTTAAGGCATACACATGCAACACTTATGCTACAAGCTGGTGAGCACCCTAAAATTGTTCAGGATCGCTTAGGACACTCTTCTATTCAAATGACTTTAGACAAGTATAGCCATATTACACAAAACATGCAGCAACAAGCCGCAGAAAATTTTGAGAATGTAATAAAACCTTATGAAAATATCAAATAA
- a CDS encoding lipase family alpha/beta hydrolase, producing MGIMKRCIVLLIVLCFMSPMVVSTNVHAEVVTEIKTGFPDQEVFTPGEWFLGQKPANYDENKPPILFVQGRNGNADSWYGKTVYHEMNDMYDYALKAGYQTVFIQLYDAAGKGSASQWDNGKLLAQKLEEIYNHFGKKVNIVAHSKGGIDTQAAVVGYGANRFVGNVITLATPHYGSNLADLSYSWWAGWLASILGQKDDGTYSLQIGEMAKFRSTIDNNPAAKLNRYYTATGTSWGPVFSALSMGGLYLSSYGSNDGLVNEWSAKLPYGTHLFTDSRFDHDNIRKGSAVFARIEPYLRTANVPVPVLLTPSNSSEEKVEQLNTTSNQAILGGELSQNQWVGQTVAVDKKAEGVVSVLTASSDVEIQLISPKGKIYTNKDSAVSTGEGESFFKGATIRTFKFDKMEAGEWQVKMMAKQPNDAYLIVTDYKKDAPFVLQMPVKVKVNKAEYKLKKSPVAPEMKGDLSVTVRVINKDGKLVSESNESQNINTNTFTGALKNIEQPGVYNVTIDIKGMNKEGQPYNRTIVKSVYVEK from the coding sequence ATGGGGATTATGAAAAGGTGTATCGTATTACTTATTGTACTTTGTTTTATGAGTCCGATGGTTGTTAGTACAAATGTACACGCAGAGGTTGTAACAGAGATTAAGACTGGCTTTCCAGATCAAGAAGTATTTACTCCTGGAGAATGGTTTTTAGGTCAGAAACCTGCTAATTATGATGAGAATAAACCACCAATTCTCTTTGTACAAGGAAGAAATGGTAATGCGGATAGTTGGTATGGAAAGACAGTATATCATGAGATGAATGATATGTACGATTATGCTTTGAAAGCAGGCTATCAAACTGTATTTATTCAATTATATGATGCCGCGGGGAAAGGATCTGCTAGCCAATGGGATAATGGAAAATTGTTAGCACAAAAGCTTGAAGAGATTTATAATCATTTTGGCAAAAAAGTAAATATTGTAGCTCACAGTAAAGGTGGTATTGATACACAAGCTGCGGTAGTTGGATATGGAGCAAATCGATTTGTTGGAAATGTTATTACGCTTGCCACTCCACATTACGGATCAAATTTAGCGGATTTATCATATAGTTGGTGGGCAGGGTGGCTTGCCTCTATATTAGGTCAAAAAGATGATGGGACATATTCATTACAAATAGGTGAAATGGCAAAGTTTCGTTCTACAATAGATAATAATCCTGCAGCTAAATTAAACCGTTACTATACGGCTACTGGGACAAGCTGGGGACCTGTTTTTTCAGCATTATCTATGGGCGGGTTGTATTTGTCATCATACGGTTCTAATGATGGGTTAGTGAACGAGTGGAGTGCTAAGTTACCATATGGAACACATTTATTTACAGATTCACGGTTTGATCATGATAATATACGAAAAGGTTCAGCTGTTTTCGCACGAATTGAACCATATTTACGGACAGCGAATGTACCAGTACCGGTTTTATTAACCCCAAGTAATAGTTCGGAGGAAAAGGTAGAACAATTAAACACAACCTCTAATCAAGCTATTTTAGGAGGAGAGTTGTCACAAAATCAGTGGGTAGGGCAAACTGTCGCAGTTGATAAAAAGGCAGAAGGGGTAGTTTCTGTTTTAACAGCTTCTTCGGATGTAGAAATACAACTAATATCTCCAAAAGGAAAAATTTATACAAATAAAGATAGTGCTGTATCTACTGGTGAAGGTGAATCTTTCTTTAAAGGAGCGACTATAAGAACATTTAAATTTGATAAAATGGAAGCAGGAGAATGGCAAGTTAAAATGATGGCGAAGCAGCCGAATGATGCATATTTAATCGTAACCGATTACAAAAAAGATGCTCCGTTCGTCCTTCAAATGCCGGTAAAAGTTAAAGTAAATAAAGCAGAGTATAAACTCAAAAAATCACCTGTAGCTCCAGAAATGAAAGGCGATCTTTCAGTAACAGTAAGAGTAATTAATAAAGATGGAAAGTTAGTTTCTGAATCAAATGAATCGCAAAATATTAATACAAATACATTTACAGGTGCTTTGAAAAATATAGAACAGCCGGGTGTATATAACGTTACAATTGATATAAAAGGGATGAATAAGGAAGGACAACCTTATAATCGTACGATAGTTAAGTCGGTTTATGTGGAGAAGTAG
- a CDS encoding (deoxy)nucleoside triphosphate pyrophosphohydrolase has product MSIYLEILCALRAPTMSLPNYWEFPGGKINEGEDPKGALIREIKEELDCTITVGKKIEEVEHEYEKIKVHLTTYKAQIEFGIPNALEHAELMWVTTNNLKNFTWAPADVPTVAKLV; this is encoded by the coding sequence ATTTCAATTTATCTAGAGATACTTTGTGCGTTACGTGCCCCCACAATGTCATTACCGAATTACTGGGAGTTTCCAGGCGGAAAAATAAATGAGGGCGAAGATCCTAAAGGAGCGTTAATACGAGAGATTAAAGAAGAGTTGGACTGTACTATTACTGTAGGAAAGAAAATAGAAGAAGTTGAGCATGAGTATGAGAAAATTAAAGTGCATTTAACTACATATAAGGCACAAATAGAATTCGGCATACCTAATGCTCTTGAACATGCCGAATTAATGTGGGTTACCACTAATAACTTGAAAAACTTTACGTGGGCGCCGGCTGATGTGCCAACTGTAGCAAAATTAGTATAA
- a CDS encoding PIN-like domain-containing protein — translation MSNNYHNLFIETSDTKAMLEKATVVVDTNVLLMAYQWKDVTFEKILEILTDLSNQDRLKIPSHVVREFAKNRPEKIKNWINELHQFISNIPSVKNNGKSLDKIIPAIEVLESQYEPIVEIESKFEQAITQLKDIRKDYIEALNGLKSNLGECLDSDPILKKYNNIIRKSFFDPEETKSEAELHEEWNKRLAANIPPGYMDKGKKDNKYGDIIVWNQICKLQSDVIYITADNKPDWVYTSSNEEVIGARRELVEEFYNLSGGKTFKILTPLQFVNLYASYNVESDIQEDLKNTKRYLDDFYYNMQNVSDLTLNIKDSEEMNKNKTDISEGNYKNLIKSLIYQHYTTEDAHLFIELSNEIEANIKRAKKFNLFEMQYYVPEWEEEYNELSQLIFRDLEYNRKMDLKSYLNKLGVLNEKIGIFIRRAEEIGVNDFS, via the coding sequence ATGTCAAATAACTATCATAATCTTTTTATTGAAACAAGTGATACAAAGGCAATGCTAGAAAAGGCAACAGTAGTTGTTGATACAAATGTTCTTTTAATGGCTTATCAGTGGAAGGACGTTACTTTTGAAAAAATTTTAGAGATTTTAACTGATCTTTCTAATCAAGATAGATTAAAAATCCCTTCTCATGTAGTTAGAGAATTTGCAAAGAATAGGCCTGAAAAAATAAAGAATTGGATTAACGAATTACATCAATTTATTAGTAATATTCCGAGTGTGAAAAATAATGGGAAATCTTTAGATAAAATTATTCCAGCAATAGAGGTTTTGGAAAGTCAGTATGAACCAATTGTAGAAATAGAAAGTAAATTCGAACAAGCCATAACCCAATTAAAAGATATTCGTAAAGATTATATAGAAGCTTTAAATGGCTTGAAAAGCAATTTAGGTGAATGTCTAGACTCGGATCCTATCCTTAAAAAGTATAATAATATTATCAGAAAAAGTTTTTTTGATCCAGAAGAAACAAAAAGTGAAGCAGAATTACATGAGGAGTGGAATAAAAGGTTGGCAGCCAATATTCCACCTGGGTATATGGATAAAGGAAAAAAAGACAATAAGTATGGGGATATAATTGTATGGAATCAAATTTGTAAGTTACAAAGCGATGTTATTTATATTACAGCTGATAATAAACCTGATTGGGTTTATACGTCTAGCAATGAGGAGGTTATAGGTGCTAGAAGAGAATTAGTTGAAGAGTTTTATAATTTAAGCGGTGGAAAAACATTTAAAATATTAACACCATTACAATTTGTAAATCTCTATGCTAGTTACAATGTAGAGTCAGATATACAAGAAGATTTAAAAAATACTAAAAGGTATCTGGATGATTTTTATTATAATATGCAAAATGTTAGTGATTTAACTTTAAATATTAAAGATAGTGAGGAAATGAACAAAAATAAAACGGATATTTCAGAAGGTAATTATAAAAATTTAATTAAATCATTAATTTATCAACATTATACTACAGAAGATGCACATTTATTTATAGAACTTTCTAATGAAATTGAGGCTAATATTAAAAGAGCAAAGAAATTTAATTTGTTTGAAATGCAATATTATGTCCCAGAATGGGAAGAGGAATATAATGAATTAAGCCAATTAATCTTCCGTGATTTAGAATATAATAGAAAAATGGACTTAAAAAGCTATTTGAATAAACTTGGAGTACTTAATGAAAAAATAGGAATATTTATAAGGCGAGCGGAAGAAATTGGGGTTAATGACTTTAGTTAA
- a CDS encoding ImmA/IrrE family metallo-endopeptidase has product MFQSQPYYTTQLEDYIQHMYQSLSIIVPEEIDMMEIANKLSIWIYFAPFGSHAIERSGMYSLVIDNRKTKQEQWEDFGHELCHILLHSGNQLLMPKMFLDYQEAKAKNFELHFCIPTFMLRNLLPSHLTVHFIAETFNVSLQFAEKRLLRYENQLLASKLQDAITQHYKMI; this is encoded by the coding sequence ATGTTTCAATCGCAACCCTACTACACGACACAACTCGAAGACTATATCCAGCACATGTACCAATCCTTATCTATTATTGTTCCAGAAGAAATTGATATGATGGAGATTGCGAATAAATTAAGTATTTGGATTTACTTTGCCCCATTTGGAAGCCATGCTATTGAAAGAAGTGGAATGTATAGCTTAGTAATTGATAATCGTAAAACAAAACAGGAACAATGGGAAGATTTCGGACATGAGCTATGCCACATACTCTTACATTCTGGTAATCAATTATTAATGCCTAAAATGTTTCTAGATTATCAAGAAGCAAAAGCTAAGAATTTTGAATTACATTTTTGTATACCAACTTTCATGTTAAGAAACTTGCTTCCTTCACATTTAACAGTACATTTTATAGCTGAGACTTTTAACGTCTCACTCCAATTCGCTGAAAAAAGGCTACTGCGTTATGAAAATCAACTATTAGCTAGTAAGTTGCAAGATGCCATTACTCAACACTACAAAATGATTTAA
- a CDS encoding preprotein translocase, producing the protein MGSYYHSSSSYKRCSCHSSSSSYKKCSCHQSSRSYKKCSCDHSHKSSRPAYGTFWQTEFITVPFGGSFPFNHVGPLAGGVSLLNPTTIQFSKAGDYRISFISSINTTLNPVFPHIPVITIFLNNNPLANSQGDFAFQMNTSSNNECLQLVGETIVTVPANSTLQLRNNSGFNHQSIVTCDNGINSVELTVTKLS; encoded by the coding sequence TTGGGTTCATACTATCATTCTTCAAGTTCATATAAAAGATGTTCATGCCACTCTTCTTCTAGTTCATATAAAAAATGTTCATGCCATCAATCTTCCCGTTCGTATAAAAAATGTTCATGCGACCATTCACATAAATCATCTAGGCCTGCTTACGGCACTTTTTGGCAAACTGAGTTTATCACTGTTCCTTTTGGCGGTTCTTTTCCGTTTAATCACGTTGGCCCTTTGGCAGGAGGAGTTTCCTTACTAAATCCGACTACTATACAATTTAGTAAAGCTGGTGATTATAGAATTTCTTTCATTTCAAGTATTAACACTACGTTAAATCCTGTATTTCCCCATATTCCAGTCATAACTATATTTTTAAATAACAATCCACTTGCTAATAGTCAAGGTGATTTCGCTTTTCAAATGAATACTTCATCAAATAACGAATGCCTTCAACTAGTTGGCGAAACTATTGTTACGGTACCCGCTAATTCAACTCTTCAACTTAGAAATAATAGTGGCTTCAATCATCAAAGTATTGTAACTTGTGATAATGGTATAAATTCAGTTGAATTAACAGTTACAAAACTAAGTTAA
- a CDS encoding collagen-like protein: protein MSYESGDYLKGLNPDDFISAGALDPNLVGPTLPPIPPFTLPTGPTGSTGPTGPTGATGSTGATGSTGATGSTGATGSTGATGSTGATGSTGATGSTGATGSTGATGSTGATGSTGATGSTGATGSTGATGSTGATGSTGATGSTGATGSTGATGSTGATGSTGATGSTGATGSTGATGSTGATGSTGATGSTGATGSTGATGSTGATGSTGATGSTGATGSTGATGSTGATGSTGATGSTGATGSTGATGSTGATGSTGATGSTGATGSTGATGSTGATGSTGATGSTGATGSTGVTGSTGVTGPTGSTGPTGVTGSIGSTGAIGSTGATGSTGATGSTGATGPTGVTGVTGVTGSIGSTGPTGPTGFTGVTGPTGASGGPIGPTGVTGSTGPTGSTGSTGPTGVTGSTGPTGPTGPTGDTGPAGVTGATGVTGSTGSTGPTGVTGSTGATGSTGLTGVTGVTGSTGSTGPTGPTGVTGSTGDTGPTGVTGLTGPTGPTGVTGSTGSTGPTGPTGVTGPTGPTGVTGSTGSTGVTGSTGATGVTGSTGATGSTGATGPTGPTGSTGVTGPTGSTGSTGVTGPTGSTGPTGSTGPTGPTGVTGPTGSTGSTGPTGPTGPTGPTGPTGSTGSTGSTGSTGSTGSTGSTGSTGSTGSTGPTGVTGSTGPTGVTGPTGSTGVTGSTGPTGVTGPTGSTGSTGSTGVTGSTGVTGSTGVTGSTGVTGSTGPTGVTGPTGSTGSTGSTGSTGSTGSTGSTGSTGSTGSTGSTGSTGVTGPTGSTGSTGSTGSTGVTGSTGSTGSTGPTGVTGVTGSTGPTGSTGSTGPTGVTGSTGATGPTATTSTKAILFGGTNSGFQRTAGSPGADSLTLPYVTGGAGSIVGFSTSININNLATGVYVLQVCDNVPINLTSPGAGQIVSTITLTANITGTIVFSIKPTDIGPQPVKVFDPNPVVAPATVTWTSTIPGNPVARSDAISLFITPGITQSAVYSVFISTAI, encoded by the coding sequence ATGTCATATGAGAGTGGAGACTATTTGAAAGGATTAAACCCAGATGATTTTATATCTGCTGGAGCACTTGATCCTAACCTTGTAGGACCTACATTACCACCAATACCGCCATTTACATTACCAACCGGACCTACTGGATCTACTGGACCTACTGGACCTACTGGAGCAACAGGGTCTACTGGAGCAACAGGGTCTACTGGAGCAACAGGGTCTACTGGAGCAACAGGGTCTACTGGAGCAACAGGGTCTACTGGAGCAACAGGGTCTACTGGAGCAACAGGGTCTACTGGAGCAACAGGGTCTACTGGAGCAACAGGGTCTACTGGAGCAACAGGGTCTACTGGAGCAACAGGGTCTACTGGAGCAACAGGGTCTACTGGAGCAACAGGGTCTACTGGAGCAACAGGGTCTACTGGAGCAACAGGGTCTACTGGAGCAACAGGGTCTACTGGAGCAACAGGGTCTACTGGAGCAACAGGGTCTACTGGAGCAACAGGGTCTACTGGAGCAACAGGGTCTACTGGAGCAACAGGGTCTACTGGAGCAACAGGGTCTACTGGAGCAACAGGGTCTACTGGAGCAACAGGGTCTACTGGAGCAACAGGGTCTACTGGAGCAACAGGGTCTACTGGAGCAACAGGGTCTACTGGAGCAACAGGGTCTACTGGAGCAACAGGGTCTACTGGAGCAACAGGGTCTACTGGAGCAACAGGGTCTACTGGAGCAACAGGGTCTACTGGAGCAACAGGGTCTACTGGAGCAACAGGGTCTACTGGAGCAACAGGGTCTACTGGAGCAACAGGGTCTACTGGAGCAACAGGGTCTACTGGAGCAACAGGGTCTACTGGAGCAACAGGGTCTACTGGAGCAACAGGGTCTACTGGAGTAACAGGGTCTACTGGAGTAACCGGACCAACTGGATCAACGGGACCAACTGGAGTAACCGGATCAATTGGATCAACGGGAGCAATAGGGTCTACTGGAGCAACAGGGTCTACTGGAGCAACAGGGTCTACTGGAGCAACGGGACCAACTGGAGTAACTGGAGTAACTGGAGTAACTGGATCAATTGGATCAACGGGACCAACTGGACCAACTGGGTTTACTGGAGTAACCGGGCCTACTGGGGCATCAGGTGGTCCTATTGGACCAACAGGAGTAACCGGATCAACAGGGCCTACAGGATCAACGGGATCAACGGGACCAACAGGAGTAACCGGATCTACTGGACCAACGGGACCAACGGGACCAACTGGGGACACGGGACCCGCTGGAGTAACCGGAGCAACAGGAGTAACCGGATCAACAGGATCAACAGGGCCAACCGGAGTAACCGGATCAACTGGAGCAACAGGATCAACGGGATTAACAGGAGTAACAGGAGTAACAGGGTCAACCGGATCTACTGGACCAACGGGACCAACAGGAGTAACCGGATCAACTGGGGACACGGGACCAACCGGAGTAACCGGGTTAACCGGGCCAACGGGACCAACAGGAGTAACAGGGTCAACCGGATCTACTGGACCAACGGGACCGACCGGAGTAACCGGGCCAACGGGGCCAACCGGAGTAACCGGATCAACAGGATCAACCGGAGTAACGGGATCAACCGGAGCAACAGGAGTAACAGGATCAACGGGAGCAACAGGATCAACGGGAGCAACAGGGCCTACCGGGCCAACAGGATCAACCGGAGTAACCGGGCCAACAGGATCAACCGGGTCAACCGGAGTAACCGGACCAACAGGATCAACGGGACCAACAGGATCAACGGGACCAACGGGACCAACAGGAGTAACCGGGCCAACAGGATCAACCGGATCTACTGGACCAACGGGACCAACGGGACCAACGGGACCAACCGGGCCAACAGGATCAACCGGGTCAACCGGGTCAACCGGGTCAACCGGGTCAACCGGGTCAACCGGGTCAACCGGGTCAACCGGGTCAACCGGGTCTACTGGACCAACCGGAGTAACTGGATCAACGGGACCAACCGGAGTAACCGGGCCAACAGGATCAACCGGAGTAACTGGATCAACGGGACCAACCGGAGTAACCGGGCCAACAGGATCAACCGGGTCAACCGGGTCAACCGGAGTAACTGGATCAACCGGAGTAACTGGATCAACCGGAGTAACTGGATCAACCGGAGTAACTGGATCAACGGGACCAACCGGAGTAACCGGGCCAACTGGATCAACCGGATCAACCGGATCAACCGGATCAACCGGATCAACCGGATCAACCGGATCAACCGGATCAACCGGATCAACCGGATCAACCGGATCAACCGGATCAACCGGAGTAACCGGGCCAACTGGATCAACCGGGTCAACCGGGTCAACCGGGTCAACCGGAGTAACTGGATCAACCGGGTCAACCGGATCAACTGGACCAACAGGAGTAACCGGAGTAACCGGATCAACGGGACCAACCGGGTCAACCGGATCAACGGGACCAACCGGAGTAACCGGGTCTACTGGAGCCACCGGTCCTACGGCAACAACTTCTACAAAGGCTATCCTTTTTGGTGGTACTAATTCAGGATTTCAGCGTACAGCAGGATCACCTGGTGCAGATTCATTAACACTGCCTTATGTAACAGGTGGGGCTGGTAGTATTGTTGGTTTTTCCACTTCTATAAATATAAATAATTTAGCTACGGGTGTATATGTACTGCAAGTATGTGATAATGTACCTATTAATCTAACTTCACCCGGAGCTGGTCAAATAGTATCTACAATTACCCTTACAGCTAATATTACTGGAACTATAGTATTTTCAATTAAACCTACTGATATTGGACCACAGCCTGTAAAAGTATTTGACCCAAATCCAGTAGTTGCACCCGCAACTGTTACATGGACTAGTACGATACCTGGTAATCCAGTTGCAAGATCGGATGCTATATCACTTTTTATTACTCCGGGGATTACTCAAAGTGCTGTATACTCTGTATTTATATCTACTGCAATTTAA
- the exsG gene encoding exosporium protein ExsG, translating into MEFQLLVNCVLQEGNAYFLVTKVDDVITLKVPITAGVAGLFLALGVPRCS; encoded by the coding sequence ATGGAATTTCAATTATTAGTGAATTGCGTGTTACAAGAAGGGAATGCTTACTTTTTAGTAACAAAAGTAGATGATGTTATTACGTTGAAAGTGCCAATTACAGCAGGAGTAGCAGGTTTGTTTTTAGCTTTAGGTGTACCAAGATGTTCTTAA